The bacterium region ACGTTGGGCAACAGGTGGCGGCGGATCACGCGCGCGTCGGAGGCGCCGAGGGCGCGTGCACCTAGGATGTACTCGCGGGTCTTGGCCGCCAGGATTTCGCCGCGGATGACCCGCGCGTATGCCACCCATCCCGCGACCACCATCGCCACGTACACGTTGACCAGACTGCCCGGCCCCAACATCGCCACGATTGCGATGACCAGCACGTAGAACGGGAACGCCATCGAGACGTCCACGATGCGCATCAGGATCCCGTCTACGGCACCCCCGTAGTACCCGGCGATCGCTCCGATCCCCAGCCCGATCAGGAACGAGGCTGCGGTGGGGACGGTCATGATCTGCAGATCCACCCGGGCCGCATAGAGGAGCCGGCTGAGAATGTCGCGGCCGAAGTTGTCTGTCCCCAGCGGGTGCGCGGCCGACGGGAGCTGCAGGCTGTTGATCAGGTCGGTCTTCACGGGATCGTAGCGGATCAGGAGCGGCGCGAAAGCCGCGGCGAACAGCACCGCGCTCAGCATCGCTACCGCCATCCAAGTCAGGGGCGAAAGCCGCAAGCGCCGGACATGGAACCGCCGTCCCGCGGGCCGTGCCACGCCCGGCGCTTGAGCACTATCAATCATACGTGACCCGGGGGTCGAGGGCAGCGTACGTCACATCGGTGAGGAGGTTCACCAGGATAACCAGGGTGGCAAACATCAGCACCAGGCCCTGCACCATCGGATAGTCCCGGGCGAACGTGGACTTGATGAGCAGGAATCCGGTTCCAGGAATCGCGTACACCGTCTCGGTGACGACCGCCCCGCCGACGAGAAAACCCAGATGGATGCCCAGGATGGACACCGTCGAGATCAGTGAGTTCCTGAGCACGTGCCGGGTGAACACGGTGGCCCTCCGCAGCCCTTTGGCCCTGGCGGTCCTGACGTACTCTGTGCGCAACACCTCGAGGATGTTGTGCCGCAATGTGCGGACCAGGATGGGGACCAGGGAGAGCGCGATCGTCAGGGCCGGCAACAAGAGATGCCTGAGGTGGTCGCCGAACGTCGTCCCGAAGCCCCCGACGGGAAGCCAGCGCAGCTCGATGCTGAAGACCAGGAGCAGGACGATCGCCGCCCAGTAGTTTGGCGTCGCCAGCGAGAAGAGCACGCCCAACCGGATCATTTGATCGGGGGAGCGCCCCTTCCGCAGCGCCGCCCAGGCGCCGAGGGGCACCGAGACGATCGCCGCGAGGATGGTGGAGTACACGGCCAGGAAGAGCGTGATCGGCAACCGCGCCAGGATGATCGGCATAACCTGGGTGCGGTAGATGAGCGACTCGCCCAACCGCCCGGTGACGATGTTCTGCAGGAAGAACAGATACTGCAGGAGCAACGGCCGGTCGAGACCGAGCTGATGGCGCAGGCGGGCGACGTTCTCCGCCGTCGCCCGATTGTCGAGCATCATGACGGCCGGGTCGCCGGGGATCAGGCGGAGCAGGAAGAACGTGACGATGGTGATCCCAAGGGCGACGGGCAGGACGAGCAGTAACCGCCGCGCGAGGTATCGTCCCACGATCGGTCAAGGTAAGGGCGCCGGCGTTCGCCGGACCCCCCGCGCCTCCTCTACTTCGAGACCCACGCCTCCCAAAGGCGATAGTTCCCCGTGGGCAGCTGCATGAAATCGTGGACGCGGTCCCACATGGCGGTGCGGTTGCCGGCGTAGTACAGTGGGATCACCGCGAACTGATCGCTGGCGATCTTTTGGATCTCGAAATACATCACCTTCCGCTTCTCAGGGTTCATCTCCGCCTCGGCCGCGGCCGCCAGCTGGGTGATGCGGTCGTTCTTGAAGCTGATCCACTTGGCGACGGCCCCGCCGGCGTAGTCCATGCCGAAGGCCACCAGCTCGTCGGGGTCGATCACGTCGCTCGTGTAATAGCCCTTGATCATGTCGAAGTCGCCCTTATTGCGACGGGCCCGCGTGGTGGCGGGTTCAAGGACGGTCACCTTGAGATCAACGCCAATCGCCTTCCACTCGTCCTTGAGGATCGTGGCGATCTGGCTCGCCTGGTTGTTTCCCGCGTTGACCAGGATCTCCGTGGAGAAGCCGCTCCCTAGCCCCGCCTCCTGCAAAAGCGCCTTGGCTTTGGCCACGTCCAAGGGGTACGGTTTGAGCGTGTTGTTCCAGTAGAGCATCGGCGGCAGCATGCTGCCGGCCAGGGTCCCGTAGCCGAACAACACCGCCTTCAAGATCGCGGGCCGGTCGATGGCCAAGTTCAGCGCCTGACGGACCCGGACGTCGTTGAACGGCTTGCGGGCATGATTGACGTAGACATAGTCGAACCCCATCAGCGGGAAGATCTTGACGGAGACCCCTTTCACCGACTTGAGCTGCTCGACCTGGTTCGGAGGCACGTTCGTCGCGATGTCGAGCTCCCCGCTTCGAAACTTGAGCATCCGCGTGTTGTCGTCGGTCAGCACGTCGAATCGGAGCTCGTCCAGATATGGGTACGGCTTGTGCCAGTAGCGGGCGTTCCGCCGCAGCGTGAGATGATCGTTCTTCACCCACTCGGTCAGGACGTACGGCCCGCTCCCCACCGGGTGGTCCCAGAGCGCCTTCCCCTGGGCCTTGATCAGCTTCTCCGGCGCGATGGATGCCGCGTACAGCGAGGCATAGGCCAGGAAAGATGCCGACGGCTTCTTCAACATGACGACGAGCGTGTGGGGATCCGTGGCCGTGGCATGGTCGATCAGCGCAAAGTTATCCTCGAAGTTGGAGTCCTTCGACGCCGCTCGTTCCAGGGTGTAGGCTGCGTCACCGGCGGAAAGCGGCGTCCCATCGGAGAACATCACGCCGTCCCGAATGTGCAGCACCCAGGTCTTGCCGTCGGGGCTGACCTTCCAGCTGTCCGCGGCGCCGGGCTCGACAGTGGCCCCGTCCTTCCCCGGGATGACCAGCTGGTCGTACATGTGCACCATCGTCCAGATCGACATGTTGTCGAATGGCACGATTGGATCGAAGCTCGTGACGTCGCTGTCGGCCAGGCTCATACGAACCGTTCCGCCCGCCTTGGGTGCCGAGAGGACCGGCCACGTCGAAAAAACACCCAAGGCCACCACGACACATACGGCGAGGACCAGACGATAAGACCTTCCCTCAAGCCGCATGACCCCACCCCCCTATTGGGTACCCTCTGAGTCAAATTTGGTCGGACCCGACCGTTCCTTCTCCGCAATTGTCATCGTGTCCTGGTGGGCTCGGGCGATCCCAGGCCCCGGCGAAACCCGTCACGCCAACTGGCGTAGATGGGCTGCCAGCCGAGCAAGCGCTTGGCCTTTGCGTTCGAAGAACCGCGGGCGCTCGTGACGATCTCAAGCATGGCTTCT contains the following coding sequences:
- a CDS encoding ABC transporter substrate-binding protein, translated to MSLADSDVTSFDPIVPFDNMSIWTMVHMYDQLVIPGKDGATVEPGAADSWKVSPDGKTWVLHIRDGVMFSDGTPLSAGDAAYTLERAASKDSNFEDNFALIDHATATDPHTLVVMLKKPSASFLAYASLYAASIAPEKLIKAQGKALWDHPVGSGPYVLTEWVKNDHLTLRRNARYWHKPYPYLDELRFDVLTDDNTRMLKFRSGELDIATNVPPNQVEQLKSVKGVSVKIFPLMGFDYVYVNHARKPFNDVRVRQALNLAIDRPAILKAVLFGYGTLAGSMLPPMLYWNNTLKPYPLDVAKAKALLQEAGLGSGFSTEILVNAGNNQASQIATILKDEWKAIGVDLKVTVLEPATTRARRNKGDFDMIKGYYTSDVIDPDELVAFGMDYAGGAVAKWISFKNDRITQLAAAAEAEMNPEKRKVMYFEIQKIASDQFAVIPLYYAGNRTAMWDRVHDFMQLPTGNYRLWEAWVSK
- a CDS encoding ABC transporter permease; this translates as MLSAVLFAAAFAPLLIRYDPVKTDLINSLQLPSAAHPLGTDNFGRDILSRLLYAARVDLQIMTVPTAASFLIGLGIGAIAGYYGGAVDGILMRIVDVSMAFPFYVLVIAIVAMLGPGSLVNVYVAMVVAGWVAYARVIRGEILAAKTREYILGARALGASDARVIRRHLLPNV
- a CDS encoding ABC transporter permease, whose amino-acid sequence is MGRYLARRLLLVLPVALGITIVTFFLLRLIPGDPAVMMLDNRATAENVARLRHQLGLDRPLLLQYLFFLQNIVTGRLGESLIYRTQVMPIILARLPITLFLAVYSTILAAIVSVPLGAWAALRKGRSPDQMIRLGVLFSLATPNYWAAIVLLLVFSIELRWLPVGGFGTTFGDHLRHLLLPALTIALSLVPILVRTLRHNILEVLRTEYVRTARAKGLRRATVFTRHVLRNSLISTVSILGIHLGFLVGGAVVTETVYAIPGTGFLLIKSTFARDYPMVQGLVLMFATLVILVNLLTDVTYAALDPRVTYD